One region of Sphingomonas kaistensis genomic DNA includes:
- a CDS encoding aspartyl protease family protein, with product MLLALTAAALAAVPVPAQPSTFGPAVTRLEATNAPSEPQPHGEEVLQLERLPDLRLTIDIAVGAKGPFRFLVDTAADRSAVSRQLATKLNLPAGRDAVLHSVSGASRVNTASLRGMQVATRTLPDVTAPLLDADHFGADGILGTDVLRSAMVRFDFRQRQLSISPSSRAKSAGSEPNTIVVEARRRSGRLIVTEAELDGQRLTVVLDTGSEVSVGNLALRRALERKGRLTGEKPMILGSVTGSTLPASYIMVQRLDVGGVMLEGLGIAFAEAHTFKAMGISDRPALLLGMNALQAFDSLTIDMQARKLRFVMPANGGRAGRFAENERRANGG from the coding sequence ATGCTACTGGCTCTCACCGCCGCCGCCCTTGCCGCTGTTCCCGTTCCGGCGCAGCCGTCCACCTTCGGGCCCGCGGTCACCCGGCTGGAGGCGACCAACGCCCCGTCCGAACCGCAACCGCACGGGGAGGAGGTGCTGCAGCTTGAGCGCCTGCCCGATCTTCGGCTGACGATCGACATCGCGGTCGGAGCGAAAGGGCCGTTCCGCTTCCTGGTCGACACCGCCGCGGATCGCAGCGCGGTGTCGCGCCAGCTGGCGACCAAGCTGAACCTTCCGGCCGGGCGTGACGCGGTGCTGCACAGCGTCAGCGGAGCAAGCCGGGTCAACACCGCCTCGCTGCGCGGCATGCAGGTCGCCACGCGCACCTTGCCGGACGTTACCGCCCCGCTGCTCGACGCCGACCACTTCGGCGCCGACGGCATCCTCGGCACCGACGTGCTGCGCTCGGCCATGGTGCGCTTCGACTTTCGCCAGCGCCAGCTGTCGATCAGTCCGTCGAGCCGCGCCAAGTCCGCCGGCAGCGAACCCAACACCATCGTGGTCGAGGCGCGCCGGCGATCTGGCCGCCTGATCGTCACCGAGGCCGAGCTCGACGGGCAGCGGCTGACGGTGGTGCTGGATACCGGAAGCGAAGTGTCGGTCGGCAATCTGGCGCTGCGCAGGGCGCTTGAACGCAAGGGGCGGCTGACTGGCGAAAAGCCGATGATCCTCGGATCGGTCACTGGCTCGACACTGCCAGCGAGCTACATCATGGTGCAGCGGCTGGACGTCGGCGGCGTGATGCTTGAAGGGCTCGGGATCGCATTCGCCGAAGCGCATACCTTCAAGGCGATGGGGATCAGCGATCGCCCGGCTCTGCTGCTCGGCATGAACGCGCTGCAGGCTTTCGACAGCCTGACCATCGACATGCAGGCCCGCAAGCTGCGCTTCGTCATGCCCGCCAACGGCGGTCGTGCCGGCCGCTTTGCCGAGAATGAGCGACGCGCAAACGGCGGCTAG
- a CDS encoding CcdC protein domain-containing protein, whose translation MTNVAGPLLTLALVLGWRLRRQHPERPLQRRFLWLAPVLYLAVIAFALSRHPPGLRGWALLGAGLLIGAAAGWWRGRLFVLRLDEASGLVLLRRSRWAVTMLVSLVALRFIANLWIGPDTQGSTALSVTDFALGAVFGLIAVTRLEIALRARALLADAVRR comes from the coding sequence GTGACCAACGTCGCCGGGCCGCTTCTCACCCTGGCGCTGGTGCTCGGCTGGCGCTTGCGGCGACAGCACCCCGAACGACCGCTGCAGCGCCGCTTCCTGTGGCTCGCGCCGGTCCTTTATCTTGCGGTGATCGCCTTTGCCCTGTCGCGCCATCCGCCGGGACTGAGGGGCTGGGCGCTGCTGGGCGCTGGGCTGCTGATCGGGGCGGCGGCGGGCTGGTGGCGGGGGCGATTGTTCGTCCTTCGGCTGGACGAGGCCAGCGGGTTGGTCCTGCTGCGCCGTTCGCGCTGGGCGGTGACGATGCTGGTGTCGCTGGTTGCGCTGCGCTTCATCGCCAACCTGTGGATCGGTCCGGACACGCAAGGCAGCACTGCCCTGTCCGTCACGGATTTCGCGCTCGGCGCCGTGTTCGGGCTGATCGCCGTCACCAGGCTGGAGATCGCGCTGCGTGCCCGCGCCTTGCTGGCGGACGCCGTGCGGCGCTAG
- the folK gene encoding 2-amino-4-hydroxy-6-hydroxymethyldihydropteridine diphosphokinase, which yields MEQPVHLYAIAIGSNRPHGRFGRPAHVVQAAIAELDRAFTLFDASPLLLNPASGGAGREFANAVAIAESPLSPPAMLEALKTMERAFGRRPGKRWGSRVLDLDILAWDGGRWSDRRLTIPHQALEQREFMLLPLAAIAPRWRLRGGLTTRHLAARLGKRRPKP from the coding sequence ATGGAACAGCCAGTCCATCTCTACGCCATTGCGATCGGATCGAACCGTCCGCACGGCCGCTTCGGGCGCCCGGCGCACGTGGTGCAGGCCGCCATCGCAGAACTCGACCGGGCTTTCACCCTGTTCGATGCCTCGCCGCTCCTGCTCAACCCGGCAAGTGGCGGCGCCGGGCGGGAATTCGCCAATGCCGTCGCGATCGCTGAAAGTCCGCTCTCCCCGCCGGCGATGCTGGAAGCGCTGAAGACGATGGAGCGCGCGTTCGGGCGGCGCCCCGGCAAGCGCTGGGGAAGCCGGGTGCTCGATCTCGACATCCTCGCCTGGGACGGCGGGCGCTGGTCGGACCGCCGGCTCACCATCCCCCACCAGGCGCTCGAGCAGCGCGAATTCATGCTCCTGCCGCTTGCCGCGATCGCCCCGCGGTGGCGGCTACGCGGCGGCCTCACCACGCGCCACCTCGCGGCCCGGCTTGGCAAGCGACGTCCGAAGCCCTAG
- a CDS encoding ABA4-like family protein, translating to MLWQTLFSFTNLVALAGWALLLFAPRRPLTYSAILYAGVGLLCLTYAVLLVLLVGKLVDPGALPGAAPFDVSDYSIGGLRKLFLTDAGIVVGWTHYLAFDLFVGLWISRDADNKGFSRLAEAPILILTYLAGPLGLFLWLAIRERRARAAARP from the coding sequence ATGCTTTGGCAAACCCTTTTCAGCTTCACCAACCTCGTCGCCCTGGCGGGCTGGGCCTTGCTCCTGTTCGCCCCGCGACGGCCGTTGACCTATTCGGCGATCCTTTATGCCGGGGTCGGCCTGCTGTGCCTCACCTACGCGGTGTTGCTCGTCCTCCTAGTCGGCAAGCTCGTCGACCCGGGAGCGCTTCCGGGCGCGGCGCCGTTCGACGTCTCGGACTACAGCATCGGCGGCCTGCGCAAGCTGTTCCTGACCGATGCCGGGATCGTCGTTGGCTGGACCCATTATCTCGCCTTCGACCTGTTCGTAGGCCTGTGGATCAGCCGCGACGCCGACAACAAGGGCTTCTCCCGCCTCGCGGAGGCACCGATCCTGATCCTTACCTATCTGGCCGGGCCGCTCGGCTTGTTCCTCTGGCTTGCGATCCGCGAGCGCCGGGCCCGCGCTGCCGCTCGCCCATGA
- a CDS encoding phosphatase PAP2 family protein, translating to MIPRIRILPVLLLVAGTALFLLLEWIGGATYPLDLAAIQRSGPWRAAHPDAAGALILYTHLGSAFALLPMTAVGASWLWWHDQRARAAALLMAVLGTRIAVEIIKAVVDRARPSLEAHPVVVHSQSFPSGHAGNSMATFLALALFVAPKRWRRPAVAAAVTASLIMGITRPILGVHWPSDVLAGWILGAAAALLAWWWLGLRGERSAA from the coding sequence GTGATCCCAAGAATTCGCATCCTTCCGGTCCTGCTGCTTGTCGCGGGAACTGCCCTGTTCCTGCTCCTCGAATGGATCGGCGGAGCCACCTACCCGCTCGACCTCGCCGCCATCCAGAGATCGGGGCCATGGCGGGCCGCGCATCCCGACGCTGCAGGCGCCCTCATCCTCTACACGCACCTGGGCAGCGCCTTCGCGCTGCTGCCGATGACAGCGGTCGGTGCGTCGTGGCTGTGGTGGCATGACCAACGCGCGCGGGCCGCCGCGCTCCTGATGGCGGTGCTGGGCACGCGGATCGCGGTCGAAATCATCAAGGCCGTGGTCGACCGGGCCCGGCCCAGCCTCGAGGCGCATCCGGTGGTAGTCCACTCGCAAAGCTTTCCTAGCGGCCACGCCGGCAACAGCATGGCGACCTTCCTTGCGCTTGCCCTGTTCGTGGCGCCCAAACGCTGGCGGCGGCCGGCGGTGGCGGCGGCGGTGACCGCATCGCTGATAATGGGCATTACCCGCCCCATCCTAGGCGTCCACTGGCCAAGCGATGTCCTTGCAGGCTGGATCCTCGGCGCGGCGGCGGCGCTGCTGGCGTGGTGGTGGCTCGGACTTAGAGGCGAACGAAGCGCAGCATGA
- the gcvPB gene encoding aminomethyl-transferring glycine dehydrogenase subunit GcvPB, whose amino-acid sequence MTINQSGWKPSSPVQGATDTGTVTGNRALMLEEALIFEIGDSETTGVDIDGPEQRDTGLGSLLRSAPIGLPGLTEPETVRHYTRLSRQNYAIDLGLFPLGSCTMKHNPRLNEKIARLPGFADIHPLAPRETVKGALELINTLAFWLIDLTGMHGVAMSPKAGAHGELCGILCIRAALEARGDPRSVVLVPESAHGTNPATAAFAGYRVENIPANDAGRVDLEALKARLGPDVAAVMITNPNTCGLFEPDMKAISDAVHAAGAFVYCDGANFNAIVGKVRPGDLGVDAMHINLHKTFSTPHGGGGPGSGPVVLSEALSPFGPLPYTARTTDGVVHLVEEEQAEAFSAEHFGGKLQSFGRMTAFHGQMGMFTRALAYILSHGADGLKQVSEDAVLNANYILRSLEDVLDAPFAQSGPCMHEALFSDKGFAEGVSTLDLAKALIDEGFHPMTMYFPLVVHGAMLIEPTETESKAALDQFIMALRSVAERCRAGDESLKSAPHHAPRRRLDETLAARKPVVAWREPVPAAAEAPTPSEVGDR is encoded by the coding sequence GTGACCATCAACCAGAGCGGCTGGAAGCCATCCTCCCCGGTTCAGGGCGCGACCGACACCGGCACAGTGACCGGCAATCGCGCGCTGATGCTGGAGGAAGCGCTGATCTTCGAGATCGGCGACAGCGAGACGACCGGCGTCGATATCGACGGGCCCGAGCAGCGCGACACCGGCCTCGGCTCACTGCTCCGCTCCGCGCCGATCGGCCTTCCCGGCCTCACCGAGCCGGAAACGGTCCGCCATTACACCCGCCTCAGCCGCCAGAACTATGCCATCGACCTCGGCCTGTTCCCGCTCGGCTCGTGCACCATGAAGCACAATCCGCGCTTGAACGAGAAGATCGCCCGGCTGCCCGGCTTCGCCGACATCCACCCGCTCGCCCCGCGCGAAACGGTGAAGGGTGCGCTCGAACTCATCAACACGCTCGCCTTCTGGCTGATCGACCTCACCGGCATGCACGGCGTGGCGATGAGCCCCAAGGCCGGCGCGCATGGCGAATTGTGCGGCATCCTCTGCATCCGCGCCGCGCTCGAAGCGCGCGGCGATCCCCGCTCGGTCGTGCTGGTCCCGGAAAGCGCCCACGGCACCAATCCCGCGACCGCTGCCTTCGCCGGCTACCGGGTCGAGAACATTCCCGCCAATGACGCGGGCCGGGTTGATCTCGAGGCGCTGAAGGCCCGTCTCGGGCCGGACGTTGCAGCGGTGATGATTACTAATCCCAACACCTGCGGCCTGTTCGAACCCGACATGAAGGCGATCAGCGACGCGGTCCACGCCGCCGGCGCCTTTGTCTATTGCGACGGGGCCAACTTCAACGCCATCGTGGGCAAGGTACGTCCGGGCGACCTCGGCGTCGACGCGATGCACATCAACCTCCACAAGACCTTCTCGACGCCCCACGGCGGCGGCGGCCCGGGCTCGGGCCCGGTGGTCCTGTCGGAGGCGCTGTCGCCGTTCGGCCCGCTTCCCTACACCGCCAGGACCACCGACGGCGTCGTGCACCTGGTCGAGGAGGAGCAGGCCGAAGCCTTCTCCGCCGAGCATTTCGGGGGCAAGCTGCAGAGCTTCGGGCGGATGACCGCCTTCCACGGCCAGATGGGCATGTTCACCCGCGCTCTTGCCTACATCTTGAGCCACGGCGCCGACGGCCTGAAGCAGGTGTCGGAGGATGCGGTGCTCAACGCCAATTACATCCTGCGCAGCCTCGAGGACGTGCTCGACGCGCCGTTCGCCCAATCGGGGCCGTGCATGCACGAGGCTTTGTTCAGCGATAAGGGCTTTGCCGAGGGCGTCTCGACCCTCGATCTCGCCAAGGCGCTGATCGACGAAGGCTTCCACCCGATGACCATGTATTTCCCGCTGGTCGTCCACGGCGCGATGCTGATCGAACCGACCGAAACCGAGAGCAAGGCGGCGCTGGACCAGTTCATCATGGCCCTGCGCTCGGTGGCGGAGCGCTGCCGGGCAGGGGACGAAAGCCTCAAGAGCGCCCCCCACCACGCCCCGCGCCGCCGACTCGACGAAACGCTGGCGGCACGCAAGCCGGTGGTCGCCTGGCGTGAGCCGGTCCCAGCGGCGGCCGAGGCGCCGACCCCTAGTGAGGTCGGCGACCGCTGA
- a CDS encoding VIT1/CCC1 transporter family protein: MSRLHDHRERHATDRIGWLRAAVLGANDGIVSTGSLIVGVAASQPGQAAILVAGVASLFAGAMSMAAGEYVSVSSQSDTERADLARERIELTEQPESEREELIRIYEGRGVERATAEAVADQMMARDALATHARDELGLSHVSTARPLQAAAASAATFVAGSAAPLLVAWLAPLSALIPAVVVTSLLCLAILGALGATAGGAAIGRSVVRVTFWGVAAMAVTFGIGRLFGAAVG, from the coding sequence ATGTCGCGATTGCACGATCACCGGGAACGGCACGCGACCGATCGCATCGGCTGGCTGCGCGCGGCGGTGCTCGGCGCCAATGACGGGATCGTCTCGACCGGAAGCCTGATCGTGGGGGTCGCCGCGTCCCAGCCGGGCCAGGCCGCCATCCTGGTCGCGGGGGTGGCGTCGCTGTTCGCCGGGGCGATGTCGATGGCGGCGGGGGAATATGTCTCGGTCAGCTCGCAGTCGGACACCGAGCGCGCCGACCTTGCCCGCGAGCGCATCGAACTGACCGAACAACCCGAGTCCGAACGCGAGGAATTGATCCGTATCTACGAGGGCCGCGGGGTCGAGCGCGCGACGGCCGAAGCAGTGGCCGACCAGATGATGGCAAGGGACGCGCTGGCGACGCACGCCCGCGACGAACTGGGACTGTCGCACGTCTCGACGGCGAGGCCGCTGCAGGCCGCGGCCGCCTCTGCTGCGACCTTCGTGGCTGGCAGCGCTGCGCCGCTGCTGGTCGCCTGGCTGGCGCCGCTGTCGGCCCTGATCCCGGCGGTGGTGGTGACCTCGCTGCTGTGTCTCGCCATCCTCGGCGCGCTCGGCGCCACCGCGGGCGGCGCGGCGATCGGCCGTTCCGTGGTGCGGGTGACCTTCTGGGGCGTGGCCGCGATGGCCGTCACCTTCGGTATCGGCAGGCTGTTCGGCGCCGCGGTCGGCTGA
- a CDS encoding DUF938 domain-containing protein has product MKHSSPAALRNREPILAVLKEWLPPSGHVLEIAAGTGEHALHFAAAFPDLDWQPTDPDPEARASIDAYREDEGTPNLKPALLLDVTAATWPVAHADAILAVNLVHISPPEANTGLLAGAARLLSPRTPLILYGPWRVQGQLLVYSNAAFDAKLKERDPRFGLRDLGAFAAEARDAGFDLAERRDMPANNLMLRFVRL; this is encoded by the coding sequence ATGAAGCACAGCAGTCCGGCCGCGCTCCGCAACCGCGAGCCGATCCTTGCGGTGTTGAAGGAATGGCTGCCGCCGTCGGGACACGTGCTGGAAATTGCCGCCGGCACTGGCGAGCACGCGCTTCACTTCGCCGCCGCTTTTCCGGATCTGGACTGGCAACCGACCGATCCCGACCCCGAAGCCCGCGCCTCGATCGACGCCTATCGCGAGGACGAAGGCACGCCCAACCTCAAGCCCGCCCTCCTCCTCGACGTCACCGCCGCCACGTGGCCGGTCGCCCACGCCGACGCTATCCTTGCGGTCAATCTCGTCCACATCTCGCCGCCCGAGGCCAACACCGGGCTCCTGGCCGGCGCCGCGCGGTTGCTGTCTCCCAGAACGCCATTGATCCTCTACGGGCCGTGGCGGGTGCAGGGGCAATTGCTCGTCTATTCCAACGCGGCATTCGACGCGAAATTGAAGGAGCGCGACCCGCGTTTCGGCCTGCGCGACCTCGGCGCTTTCGCCGCGGAGGCCCGCGACGCCGGTTTCGACCTTGCCGAGCGCCGGGACATGCCGGCCAACAACCTCATGCTGCGCTTCGTTCGCCTCTAA
- a CDS encoding GNAT family N-acetyltransferase gives MVEALTTERLVLRRARIEDVGPMHRIMSDPGAMRYWSTLPHESMKITADWVRSMLNPPPGNDDFIVTLDGACIGKMGAWQLPDFGYLLDPAQWGRGYASEALAAFLAHRRRAGSAFLTADTDPRNAASIRLLQRHGFHETGRAEKTWLIGGEWFDSIYWRKDL, from the coding sequence ATGGTTGAAGCGCTGACCACCGAGCGGCTGGTGCTGCGCCGGGCGCGGATCGAGGATGTCGGTCCGATGCATCGCATCATGAGCGATCCCGGCGCCATGCGTTACTGGTCGACCCTTCCGCACGAGAGCATGAAGATCACTGCCGACTGGGTCCGCAGCATGCTCAACCCTCCGCCTGGCAACGACGATTTCATCGTGACCCTGGACGGCGCCTGCATCGGCAAGATGGGCGCGTGGCAATTGCCTGATTTCGGCTACCTGCTCGATCCGGCGCAGTGGGGGAGGGGCTATGCCAGCGAAGCGCTCGCCGCCTTCCTCGCGCATCGCCGCCGCGCGGGCAGCGCGTTCCTCACCGCCGACACCGATCCCCGCAACGCCGCCAGCATCCGCCTCCTGCAGCGACATGGCTTTCACGAGACCGGTCGGGCCGAAAAGACCTGGCTGATCGGCGGTGAATGGTTCGACAGCATCTACTGGCGCAAGGACCTGTAG
- a CDS encoding uracil-DNA glycosylase, producing MLFPASAPVPSPVPQAEAPRDCPLCPRLVALREACRAEHPDWWNAPVPAWGDPGAWLAVVGMAPGKQGANRTGRPFTGDFAGDLLYATLLKFGLATGTYRADPSDDLTLQGALILNAVKCLPPQNKPEPAEIATCRPYFEAAMASLPTVRVLVALGAIAHAAAARALGLRPSQARFGHGSEVVAPDGRILLGTYHSSRYNQNTRRLTPPMFEAVFARAVALRDG from the coding sequence ATGCTGTTCCCCGCATCCGCCCCTGTCCCGTCTCCCGTTCCCCAGGCCGAAGCGCCGCGCGACTGCCCCCTGTGCCCGCGCCTGGTCGCCCTGCGCGAGGCGTGCCGGGCGGAGCATCCCGACTGGTGGAACGCGCCGGTTCCGGCGTGGGGCGATCCGGGGGCGTGGCTGGCGGTGGTCGGCATGGCGCCGGGCAAGCAGGGCGCCAACCGCACCGGCCGACCGTTCACGGGGGATTTCGCTGGTGACCTCCTTTACGCCACGCTGCTGAAGTTCGGCCTCGCCACCGGGACGTATCGCGCCGACCCGTCCGACGACCTCACATTGCAGGGTGCGCTGATCCTGAATGCGGTGAAGTGCCTGCCGCCCCAGAACAAGCCCGAGCCGGCCGAGATCGCCACCTGCCGGCCTTATTTCGAAGCGGCGATGGCAAGCCTTCCCACGGTGCGCGTGCTGGTCGCGCTCGGCGCCATCGCCCATGCCGCGGCCGCCCGGGCGCTGGGGCTGCGGCCTTCGCAGGCCAGGTTCGGGCATGGCAGCGAAGTCGTGGCGCCGGACGGCCGCATCCTGCTCGGTACCTATCATTCCAGCCGCTACAACCAGAACACCCGGCGCCTGACGCCGCCGATGTTCGAAGCCGTGTTCGCCCGAGCGGTGGCGCTCCGCGATGGTTGA
- a CDS encoding PilZ domain-containing protein, translating to MPIETTLYSLSERAPAPDDRREGERHLTLFRVGTMVVDGRRELCLIKNLSAGGAMLRLYSENIKLGQKLTVELKCGQPLSGKVAWVRVPNLGLLFDKPVDVVAMLSQSEDGPRPRMPRIETSSFCTIREGASVVRARACDISQGGIKVETDSPFGRNAEVVVSLPGLPPQPSVVRWTSDGFAGITFNRLLPLPQLIDWLKARSGSRNAA from the coding sequence ATGCCCATTGAGACGACCCTGTACTCCCTCAGCGAACGGGCGCCTGCGCCCGACGATCGCCGCGAGGGCGAGCGCCACCTGACGCTGTTCCGGGTCGGCACCATGGTTGTCGACGGCCGGCGCGAACTGTGCCTGATCAAGAACTTGTCCGCGGGCGGAGCGATGCTTCGCCTGTACAGCGAGAACATCAAGCTGGGTCAGAAGCTGACCGTCGAACTCAAGTGCGGCCAGCCGCTCAGCGGCAAGGTCGCCTGGGTGCGTGTCCCTAATCTCGGCCTGCTGTTCGACAAGCCCGTCGACGTCGTCGCCATGCTCAGCCAGAGCGAAGACGGCCCGCGTCCGCGCATGCCTCGCATTGAGACGTCGTCCTTCTGCACCATTCGCGAAGGCGCCAGCGTCGTCCGTGCGCGGGCCTGCGACATCAGCCAGGGCGGGATCAAGGTCGAGACCGATTCCCCGTTTGGTCGCAATGCCGAAGTGGTGGTCAGCCTTCCGGGTTTGCCGCCGCAGCCGAGCGTGGTGCGCTGGACGTCCGATGGTTTCGCCGGGATCACCTTCAACCGGCTGTTGCCGCTGCCCCAGCTGATCGACTGGCTGAAAGCCCGCAGCGGATCGCGCAACGCGGCCTGA
- a CDS encoding PilZ domain-containing protein, which translates to MDESSPVQNRRQRRANVLLTATVEMTGRALDVKLRNLSAEGALIEGVDLPIEGTEIRFRKGDLQVPGKVVWVAQNRAGIHFHAPLTPEALLRHVPTPRPRVIPSFRRPGLAARPMTSVERSLEQVWGVPSARDPLLD; encoded by the coding sequence ATGGACGAAAGCAGCCCGGTACAGAATCGGCGTCAGCGCCGTGCCAATGTTCTCCTCACGGCTACGGTCGAGATGACGGGGCGGGCGCTGGACGTGAAATTGCGTAACCTTTCGGCGGAGGGCGCCCTGATCGAAGGGGTGGACCTGCCTATCGAGGGGACCGAGATACGCTTCCGCAAGGGCGACCTGCAGGTCCCCGGCAAGGTGGTGTGGGTGGCGCAGAACCGCGCCGGGATCCACTTCCACGCGCCGCTTACCCCCGAGGCGCTACTGCGCCACGTGCCGACCCCGCGCCCGCGGGTCATCCCTTCCTTCCGCCGCCCGGGCCTCGCCGCACGGCCGATGACCTCGGTCGAGCGCAGCCTGGAGCAGGTGTGGGGAGTGCCGAGCGCCCGGGATCCGTTGCTGGACTGA